attgtaacagcatgccgccatagacggaaacacctcctaggtaacacatcagccaatcaccacgcccctacaccagcctgtacccacccactctgtgccctatataaaccatggtatgcgaatgctcccattaaaatctcctgatgattgagggtacccccccctcatgaaacaggcctgtagagatgaaatagtcttgtgattttttttaattattttttatttttttcccacacatacatatattgcgctctactacggtatcgagcactattttttggataaccttattaagacatatactccgctccaaatagacatttgttgagcactgtacgacgatcagaaatggaaaaattcaacatcgactactccacgaagaacattcccatacccgcacagaatgactacaagctaaggctcatagaaaagacggaacacttcctaagaaggatgcggtggaaagcacatttttttcctccaccctgaaacaaaaggaacgcaaaagaaagcttacggattcaaatctaccaagaacccacccacagttgaggaactaaaggattttgagaacgacatgctcaaaatgatacaatcagtcaaattctagccaatccgcaacccactcctcaccaagctgaaaaatgacaaggagcgcatcaagaaagtaaacaacctcatcatagctgccgataaaaccacaaacttctacagaatggacaaaccagaacatcacaccttactgggcagaagcatcaccaaatcatacaaaaaagcgcaacccaacaccttacagaacatccacctagaaaataaaaggatcgcggctgaactggacattgaggacagggtggacgccacagccaacaattaaatatatatatatacatatatatatatatatatatacgtatggatATGGATGTATATACAAATGCATACCACAATCATACACCTAGCTAATGGATTAGGTTTATATAGCTGACTTGGGTAGTAGTTTAGTTATGAACCAATCTAACATATTTTACTCTGTAGTATATATTTTAAGTAAATTAATATATTCACCCAGAAATAAATCATATCAGAGTGTGTGCCATTACAACACCAGGGATATATATTAGATTAatatacattacattttaattagATTAAAATAGACTtgatattaatatatgtatatgtatatatatatatatgtatatatatatatatatatatatatatatatatatatatatatattggaactTTGGATAGTTTATGAACCAAATCTACATTTTACTCTATAGTGTTTACAATGGTACCTTTTGTTGTTGACATTAaggtataatgataataaattggtaatgtatatatatatattactgtaaattacatTATATCTAAATTAGATTAAAAAGAACACACAACTAGCTTTCTAACTTCAGTAGTTAAGCTATGAACCAAAATTAATATTTTACTACAGTGTTTACAATGGCATCATTTGTTGTTTACATTGTGTATCAGTAATGAATGTAGAAAGCAAATATATATGAAATTGTGCCTGTTGTTGTTGCTAGGCAACAGGTGGCGACCGTCAGCTCCCTACCTGCTGCAGGTGTAATGTCCCGACATGTTGCGTGAGACACTTCGGGAACTTTCGACAGTGCTAAGCTCCGCCCACACGCGGGAGCTCAGCTGATGCAACCGATGCCTGTCGCTATAAAAGCTCGCCGCTCTCTTCTTTGAGGACTCCATTGAGAACTCAACCAATACATGGAAAGCTTAGCCGATAACCGCTGGGAGGACACACGGGAGGTCTCCACACAGGACTCGGCATGGCCTATACCACGGCTCTGCTCTTCGGACAAGGGGAGGAAAAAAGCCTCGTCGACATGATAGGAAATTACTTTATCGGGCGTCAAGAGCGGAGCTTCGTGAGACGAGGAAGCGTCGAAAGTTGCGACGACATTTCGCCTCGTAAGTATGAAAAGTTTTGACCATTCCCTCAGCCAGCACCTGACTGCCGGTGGGTGGAGGAACTACTTCATGCGGAAGGCTTGCTGACGCAAGTGATGCGGTTCTTGGATCAGCTGATGATTTGCTGAGTTGATGCGCACTTGAGTCTGCTGACTCGGCATTTTCACGGCTTTACCCTGCTTGTGGCGATTAAAAGAATGCACAAATAAATGAAATACGACATACTAGTGAGGTGCTATACCGCTGATTCtttttccgatctgataccgagtcaaatccaggctggtatcggcgataccgaccCGATATTTTATCATAAAAGATTAAAAAGACTGtttaggagaaaaaaataatactaacaaCTAGTGACATTAACTACCTGCATAGACAGGTAGTTAATgtaacatgtaaagcgactttgtgttcttaaaaaagcgctatataaatcccagttattattattattatagacagATAATTTTACTGGTTAAGAGTTCCTGGATTAATCTAAAAATTAGCATgacaattcttaaattaagcatcctcagatgttgcagaatctttaaacaagattttctgtATCTTgtttgaagttaaagttaagagtaccactgatagtcacacacacacacactaggtgtggtgaaattaccatctgcatttgactcatctccttgttccacctcctgggaggtgagggcagcagtgagcagcagcggtggccacgctcagggAATCATTTTGGTCATGTAATCCCCAacgccaacccttgatgctgagtgccaagcagggaggcaatggctcccattttttttacagtctttggtatgacttggccggggtttgaactcacgacctacgtagttattttctcaattttaacattgtTAAACCAGAATGGAAACACTATAATTATTCTTGCTAAAattaatagtaccgtatttttcttactataaatcgcagtttttttcatagtgcaacttatactcaggagcgacttatgtgtgaaattattaacacattaccgtaaaatatcaaataatattatttatctcattcacgtaagagactagacttataagacttcatgggatttagcgatcaggagtgacagattgtttggtaaacgtatagcatgttctatatgttatagttatttgaatgactcttaccataatatgttacgttaacataccagttggttatttatgcctcatataacgtacacttattcagcctgttgttcactattctttatttattttaaattgcctttcaaatttcttggtgttgggttttatcaaatacatttcccccaaaaatgcgacttatatatgttttttcctccttttattatgcattttcggccggtgcgacttatactctgaaaaatacggtagtcaatgaccaaaattaagtaaatagctcttagaACTatagggacatttctagaaatgaAATGTTAAATCCTGGCAAGTGGCAAATTAGTAGTGTTTCCAAATAGCctactatagcagtggttctcaaatgggggtacttgaaggtatgccaaggggtacgtgagatttttttttaaattctaaaaatagcaacaattcaaaaatccttaataaatatattaattgaataatacttcaacaaaatatgaatgtaagttcataaattgaacatcaaatcaagtaggctattccattcattatgcaacaatgcaatattcagtgttgacagatagatttccataaatattgatgttaaagatttctttttttgtgaagaaatgtttagaattaagttcatgaatccagatggatcgctattacaatccccaaaaagggcactttaagttgatgattacttctatgtgtagaaatctttatttgtaattgaatcacttgtttatttttcaacaagtttttagttatatttatatcttttttttccaaatagttcaagaaaaccactacaaatgagcaatattttgcactgttatacgatttaataaatcagaaactgatgacatagtgttgtattttacttctttatctcattttttcaaccaaaaatgctttgctctgattagggggtacttgaattaaaaaaaaattaaccactGTACTATAGGATACATACGCTTACTGTTTTGCAACACTGTGACTCATTTAGAATTTGCCAGTCATTTTCTAGCTTGTGATTAACTTACCTGGGcggaagaaaaagtagttcccaTCAATCGTGTTTCATTCAGACACGATTGTGATGATTAACTTACCACTGTGTTACTAATGATCTTAAGTaacatcgatatttcagtattgatGCCTACATTATAATTTCATGTAAGCTAATGCTGACCTTGTGGcccttgcccccccccccccccacagacCCCAACATGGATGCAGGTGTGGAGCAGGAGGAGAGGCTCCTTCAACAGGATGTGACTCACCACATCGAGCGCTGCCTGACCGAGGCCAAGGCTTCCGTCCTTCACTGCGAGGCGCTGCTGCTTCCTCGCCAGATGACCGCCAGGGTCGGCCGGGACGTGCTGAGCGCCGCCACAGACGAGCCGTGTGGGCTGCGGGGTGCCTCCATCAGGGTCTACGTGGAGACCAAAGATGGCCTCAAGTCGTTAGGAAACATCCGCCCCGACCCCGACGTCACGTCCACATTTGAACTGTCGTTGGTGCTGAAGGCGGACCAGGCGCACGGCTGGCCGCCACTCAAGCACATCTTTGATGGCAATAAAGTGATGAAGCTGAGACCAGAGTACAAGTTGGTGAAGAGGAAGCTCTACTCTTCTGCCAGTCCTGTCATCCACCAGTTTAACTAGAGCCCGTTgcactcttcttttttttcttcccactGGGACTTTGGAAAATGTTTCATTGTAGCAAACTTGAGCACTATTTTGCACAaatgtcttaaaatgtgtttatttacttgGATCCTCAGCAGAAGTTGTTGTTATTCTTCCTGGAGTCTGCTGAAAGAAAATACTTGTAATTATGCAGAACAAATTGTACACTTCATTATGTAACAAGTGGAAGCATCGTGTCTGGAAGGGGCAGGTCTCATTCCTTAGACGTGCTGGtcaataaaaccttttttttttttttacaaaattatttGTTTCAAACATTTCCTGAGGCATTTAAAGCAGGTCTTCTAAATGCGGCCTGAGGGCCATATGCGGCCGCAGCTGATTGTTTAGCTGCCCATTGTAAAATTGTAATTacaaaacaaccccaaagagcaTACATCAATCCATATAGGTGAAATTAGTTGAAAATAAGTTGCAATGCTGACTAATTACAAAGTTGTTGATTTTTAACtcataaaaatcaatgttatgaattaaaatatttgaagctccaattacttcacatcaatattttttaatgaaaatattccatattttgtgttaaccatttaaaaaaaaacaagttttgtaTGACAAGAGCATCAAACAAtgaaattttatttttacaaacacaatcgacggatagatctgaagctgatctagagatttaagcattgaaagtaataaaaaaaataatgtacttaATACTTTTGTGAGTGGGGCCCTTTGAACCCCTGAGAGTTTTATCTGGATTTGCTTTTCTTGTTTAACTATTAAGTTCAAGTTAaggtcccaacgatagtcacacacacactaggtgtggtgaaattatcctctgcatttgacccatcctcatgttcacctcctgggaggtgaggggagcagtgagcagcagcggtggctgcgctcgagaATAATTTTGgttatttaaaccccaattccaacccttgatgctgagtgccaaactgctaaaaagaaaaataatgaatGCATATCAGTATTGTGAGTAATTGatgtattcaaggctccaattactttacattaaaCAACCTACTTTGAATATTGTTTGAGGGAAAGGTTTGCAGATttagtttttgccattaaaaaaacagggtagttttttttaacataaggggcataaaacattaaaaaaaaaaaaaaaaaaaaaaaaaaaaaaattatatatatatatatatatatatatatatatatatctgcagttGATCTAGAGTTTTAAgcattataaaaaaacatttatatatattttatttttaacattttattactgAGAGCCTTCTAGATCCCCAGGACCAAACTTgaagggagccctaaaggttaaaaaaaaaatctactgtacatattgtaatggttttgaaaattaaaaatatcaaaatgagtagtcttgggttcaatcccgggctcgggatctttctgtgtggagtttgcatgttctccccgtgactgcgtgggttccctccgggtactccggcttcctcccacctccaaagacatgcacctggggacagattgattggcaacactaaattggccctagtgtgtgaatgtgagtgtgaatgttgtctgtctatctgtgttggccctgcgatgaggtggtgacttgtcccgggtgtacaccgcctcccgcccgattgtagctgagataggctccagcgcccccgcgaccccgaagggaataagcggtagaaaatggatggatggaaaatggtgCCCGCATGCTTGGATTTTtctgtgtgcggccctcagtggaaaaagtttggacacccctgatttaaaatatacagtatatgcaggtGAAACTTACACAATTAGAATAATATTGTTCAAAAGTTCATTCATTTCAGAAATTCATTGTGAAATtaatgtgatataaactcattacatgctAAGTGAGATATGTTAAggctttatttgttataattttgatgatcatggtgtagaaaatggatggatgcttacagtgtttaaaaaaaaaaaaaaatccgggaTTTTTAAATAGAGTTTTTGATAAAGACGAAACTGTAATTATAAAActtatatcaaaagaaggcttaaAAAGTATtgggttgcatgttatgagcctatgtcacATATTAGTTAGTACACACAAAGCAACCTAAAACCTGCTACTGAAGAACGGACAACaattagaaaaatatatatataacctcagagaaaaatgtaactgaaagcatgtgtatgcacgtacaacacttaaaacttttagcatgtggattaaattatggaatggattaggtAAAGAAATCAATGATCCAATTTAAGAAATTGTTCAAACTTAGTGTTTTGGAAGTATAGAGAAGAACCAGGATAAACATTCTGAAATTATGTGAAATACAACTaacttcactatttatttatttttaaatattatttatggagtatattgtgaataaattgaaaataggaagtgaacaaaagtgttagtaattgctatgtaatggaaaagggatgattatatatatactttttttttaacccaatgcgagtCCAAAAGTTaaaaggttaaagttaaagtaccaatgattgtcacacacactaggtgtggcgaaattattctctgcatttgacccatcacccttgatcaccccctgggaggtgaggggagcagtgagcagcagaggcgccgcgcccgggaatcatttttggtgatttaacccccaataccaacccttgatgctgagtgccaagcagggaggtaatggctcccatttttatagtctttggtatgactcggccggggtttgaactcacaacctaccgatttcagggcacacactctaaccactaggccactgagtaggtttggggacccctgatttcaATTATAAACAGACATAATTACGAGTAAAATTTGTgcacataaaataaaacaatacccgATACAGATGTGTTCTTAACAAATACAAATTAGTTTATAAAGACTATTTTTCTCAATTATGTATGTTAAATTGATTTGATAGGGCACAACAACAAAGAGGGGATGACCGTAGATTAGAACAAATCTTTTATTTAACAAATGTACAACAAAACATACACTATGATACATAAATCAGCTACGCAAACGCAAACTCTTGATGGCCCATCacacgagtaaaaaaaaaagtgttttctgactttcatctagaacacaTTACACAAGCTGTCTGATGCCATCACGCCACACACTCTGGCATCACCCTAAAAGTGATACGTGGGGACACATCAATACTAGTTCAGCAACAACTGACTCGCCTTATTTCTCCCCCAAAGTGCACTATTAAGCACGTGATGCTAGCTTGAGAGGTTGGATTCGTTTTCAGACGTTCTCCTAGTCAAGTCATGGAAACGGTGATAAATCACTGAGACAGAGAGATAAAGTGTGCAATGATTTGTCACTTGTAAAAAAATtccctaaataaaatatataaaaaaaaaaaaaaaaatagagaacaTACAGAACATGTTTGCATTGGTCGGTGGGAAAATGAAATGCCATTTAA
Above is a window of Nerophis lumbriciformis linkage group LG35, RoL_Nlum_v2.1, whole genome shotgun sequence DNA encoding:
- the LOC133575431 gene encoding DNA damage-inducible transcript 4-like protein codes for the protein MAYTTALLFGQGEEKSLVDMIGNYFIGRQERSFVRRGSVESCDDISPHPNMDAGVEQEERLLQQDVTHHIERCLTEAKASVLHCEALLLPRQMTARVGRDVLSAATDEPCGLRGASIRVYVETKDGLKSLGNIRPDPDVTSTFELSLVLKADQAHGWPPLKHIFDGNKVMKLRPEYKLVKRKLYSSASPVIHQFN